From the genome of Bacteroides sp., one region includes:
- a CDS encoding TIGR01212 family radical SAM protein (This family includes YhcC from E. coli K-12, an uncharacterized radical SAM protein.), with translation MDFPWGNRRRFNSWADQCRQMYGSRLQRVSIHAGFSCPNRDGTIGLGGCAFCNNEAFSPSYCQTGLSVTAQIDRGLAFLKKRYKNPEIFLAYFQAYTNTHASLDNLKALYGEALSHPEIRGLAIGTRPDCIDEEKLDYFAALSRDRFISIEYGIESCHNATLERVNRGHTFEDSVRAIEMTASKGLHTGAHLIFGLPGETREQMLSQAKTLSALPLNSLKFHQLQIVRDTPMADEYKGYPEHFQLFSLESYVEFIVSFIERLRPDISLERLSGEVPPPFQVSPGWGKVRSDHIISMIEAKLEEKDTWQGKLWGKQAVEIGHT, from the coding sequence ATGGATTTTCCGTGGGGTAACCGGAGGCGTTTCAATTCCTGGGCCGATCAATGCCGGCAGATGTATGGAAGCCGTTTGCAGCGGGTTTCCATTCATGCGGGTTTCAGTTGCCCCAACAGGGATGGGACCATTGGTTTGGGAGGTTGCGCCTTCTGCAACAATGAAGCCTTCAGCCCGTCCTACTGCCAGACAGGATTGTCGGTGACTGCCCAGATCGATCGGGGGCTTGCTTTCCTTAAAAAACGCTACAAAAACCCGGAGATTTTTCTTGCCTATTTCCAAGCCTACACCAATACTCACGCCTCGCTAGACAATCTGAAAGCACTATATGGGGAAGCCTTGTCTCATCCAGAGATCAGGGGTTTGGCTATTGGTACCCGCCCCGATTGCATTGACGAAGAGAAACTGGATTATTTTGCAGCCTTGTCGCGCGATAGGTTTATCTCTATTGAATATGGCATAGAGTCCTGTCATAATGCCACATTGGAACGGGTCAACCGTGGGCATACCTTCGAAGATTCAGTAAGGGCTATTGAAATGACTGCCTCCAAAGGTTTGCATACCGGTGCGCACCTGATATTTGGCCTTCCCGGAGAGACGCGCGAACAGATGCTGTCGCAGGCTAAAACCCTTTCAGCACTGCCCCTGAATTCATTGAAGTTTCACCAGCTTCAGATCGTCAGAGATACCCCCATGGCGGATGAATATAAAGGGTATCCGGAACATTTTCAGCTTTTTTCTCTTGAATCGTATGTGGAATTCATCGTGTCGTTTATTGAACGCCTCAGGCCGGATATCAGCCTCGAGCGGCTTTCGGGCGAAGTACCCCCACCTTTCCAGGTAAGCCCCGGATGGGGTAAGGTCAGGAGTGACCACATCATATCCATGATTGAGGCAAAGCTGGAAGAGAAGGATACCTGGCAGGGGAAGTTATGGGGAAAACAGGCAGTTGAAATAGGCCATACATAA
- a CDS encoding sodium:solute symporter family protein: protein MHFIDILVFSAYMLVVIGIGVRFLLLNQGVEDYYVGGRKIGSWHIGLSVVATDVGGGFSIGLGGLGFIMGLAGSWMLFTGLIGAWLSAVLLIPRVKKLEQTRKFYTFPQFLGSFYNKRVALVAGVISAIGYLGFTSSQILAGAKLASATFIQLNMQTALIIMGAIVILYTAMGGIKAVIYTDTVQWIILMAGLIFIGIPIGYISVGGMEGIRAALPPQFFSLGNISWQQLLNWGVTIIPIWFVGMTLYQRIYASRNRREAQKAWFVAGLFEWPTMAFMGVLLGLFARVAILQGMFEYLGYSAISEIDAEMGLPLLLRTVLPVGLMGLMMAAYFSAIMSTADSCLMASSGNFQTDILSRWTRHITGKKSFLILSQILTLVLGVLALLLASVMPNVLELMLYSYAFMVSGLFVPVIGALFMKNPSSRAAFWAMLLGGGTTITLIAGNWDLPLGLDANIFGISISLVTFLILNLHKK, encoded by the coding sequence ATGCATTTTATTGACATCCTGGTGTTTTCTGCATATATGCTGGTAGTCATTGGGATTGGTGTCCGGTTTCTTCTACTGAACCAGGGAGTGGAGGACTATTATGTTGGTGGCCGTAAGATCGGCAGTTGGCATATAGGTTTATCGGTGGTTGCCACCGATGTGGGCGGAGGATTCTCCATTGGATTGGGAGGCCTGGGATTTATCATGGGCCTGGCAGGCTCGTGGATGCTTTTTACCGGCTTGATAGGTGCCTGGCTGAGTGCAGTATTACTTATTCCAAGGGTCAAAAAACTTGAACAGACCCGCAAGTTCTACACCTTCCCCCAGTTCCTTGGCAGTTTTTACAACAAGCGTGTGGCGCTGGTGGCAGGAGTTATTTCTGCCATTGGATACCTTGGTTTTACCAGTTCACAGATCCTGGCAGGAGCAAAACTGGCTTCTGCCACCTTTATTCAGCTTAATATGCAAACTGCCCTGATCATCATGGGCGCTATTGTCATTCTTTATACCGCCATGGGAGGTATTAAGGCCGTGATTTACACCGACACGGTTCAATGGATTATTCTCATGGCAGGGTTAATCTTCATTGGGATTCCCATTGGTTACATCAGCGTTGGAGGGATGGAGGGAATACGGGCCGCGCTTCCGCCGCAATTCTTCAGCCTGGGAAACATTAGCTGGCAGCAATTGCTCAACTGGGGCGTGACCATCATTCCAATCTGGTTTGTGGGCATGACACTTTATCAGCGCATTTATGCTTCCCGCAACAGGCGTGAAGCTCAGAAAGCCTGGTTTGTGGCAGGGCTTTTCGAATGGCCGACTATGGCATTTATGGGCGTGCTATTGGGATTATTTGCCAGGGTGGCCATTTTACAGGGAATGTTCGAATATCTGGGCTATTCGGCCATCAGTGAAATCGATGCTGAAATGGGTTTGCCCCTGCTCCTGAGAACAGTTCTCCCTGTGGGATTGATGGGGCTAATGATGGCAGCTTATTTTTCGGCCATTATGTCAACTGCTGATAGTTGCCTGATGGCATCCTCGGGAAACTTCCAGACCGACATTCTTTCGCGCTGGACACGACATATTACAGGCAAAAAAAGTTTCCTGATCCTGTCACAGATCCTTACCCTTGTTTTGGGGGTTCTGGCCCTGTTGCTTGCATCGGTGATGCCCAACGTGCTTGAGTTAATGCTTTACAGCTATGCATTTATGGTCTCCGGACTTTTTGTACCAGTCATTGGGGCGCTGTTTATGAAAAATCCCTCCAGCAGGGCCGCTTTCTGGGCCATGCTTTTAGGCGGCGGGACTACCATTACCCTCATAGCCGGTAACTGGGATCTGCCACTTGGGCTGGATGCCAACATTTTTGGAATCAGTATTTCACTGGTCACTTTTTTAATTCTTAACTTGCATAAAAAATAA